In Papaver somniferum cultivar HN1 chromosome 1, ASM357369v1, whole genome shotgun sequence, a genomic segment contains:
- the LOC113359591 gene encoding serine carboxypeptidase-like 20 has protein sequence MEKVLIFIVLLSLLTFIDGAPKHALITKLPGFDGSFPSKHYSGYVNIDEKSGKNLFYYFVVSERKPSEDPIVLWLNGGPGCSSFDGFIYEHGPFNYQTAKTHGGLPKLQLNPYSWSKVSNILYLDAPSGVGMSYSDNKSDYKTGDRKTATDSHAFLLKWFELYPEFLLNPFYISGESYAGVYLPTLAYEIVKGLDAGTKPVLNFKGYMVGNGVTDEVFDGNALVPFAHGMALISDNLFEDVTTACNGSFWNSTNNKCSELLGKVYQDVADLNIYDILEPCFHSTKARETDTSHPTPPSSFKNLGATKRPLAVRKRIFGRAWPYRAPVKEGLVPTWPQILHGSVGCFDDEVAPLWLNNKAVKKAIHAKENLNWELCTDNIEYYHDLGSMIPYHKYLTARGYRALISSGDHDMCVPFTGSEAWTRSLGYKIIDEWRPWIFDDQVAGYTQGYDHNLTFLTVKGSGHTIPEYKPKEALAFFTRWLDGEKI, from the exons ATGGAGAAGGTCTTGATCTTTATTGTGTTATTGAGTTTGTTGACATTCATAGATGGAGCTCCTAAACATGCTTTGATCACAAAACTTCCGGGTTTTGATGGAAGTTTTCCATCTAAACACTACTCTGG ATATGTGAATATAGATGAGAAAAGCGGGAAGAATCTATTCTATTATTTTGTAGTTTCAGAACGAAAACCATCCGAAGATCCGATTGTTCTTTGGCTTAATGGTGGACCTGGTTGTTCTAGTTTTGACGGATTTATTTACGAGCATG GTCCATTCAATTATCAAACGGCAAAGACTCATGGAGGTCTCCCAAAACTACAACTTAATCCATACAGTTGGTCTAAG GTTTCAAATATACTCTATTTGGATGCTCCATCCGGTGTTGGAATGTCCTACTCTGACAACAAGAGCGACTACAAAACTGGCGACAGAAAGACTGCTACTGATTCACACGCATTTCTGCTCAAG TGGTTCGAGCTATATCCGGAATTCCTCTTGAACCCATTTTACATCAGTGGGGAGTCCTATGCTGGGGTGTATCTCCCTACTCTTGCTTACGAAATTGTCAAAG GACTTGATGCTGGTACAAAGCCTGTCCTTAACTTCAAG GGTTACATGGTGGGAAATGGTGTTACTGACGAAGTATTTGATGGAAATGCTCTTGTGCCTTTTGCCCATGGAATGGCTCTTATCTCGGATAATCTATTTGAG GATGTTACTACTGCCTGTAATGGAAGTTTCTGGAATTCAACAAACAACAAATGTTCAGAATTGCTTGGTAAAGTTTATCAA GATGTTGCTGATCTAAACATATACGACATTCTGGAGCCATGCTTTCACAGTACAAAAGCAAGAGAAACTGATACAAGCCACCCGACGCCACCATCAAGTTTCAAGAATTTAGGTGCAACGAAAAGACCTCTTGCTGTAAGGAAAAGGATATTCGGTCGTGCTTGGCCTTATAGAGCTCCTGTTAAAGAAGGACTTGTTCCAACTTGGCCACAAATCCTCCACGGAAGTGTTGGATGCTTT GATGATGAAGTCGCACCTTTATGGTTAAACAACAAAGCAGTAAAGAAAGCAATTCATGCCAAG GAAAACCTTAATTGGGAGTTATGCACTGACAATATCGAGTATTATCACGACTTAGGAAGCATGATCCCGTATCACAAATACCTTACTGCCCGTGGATACCGTGCACTTATATCCAG CGGTGATCATGATATGTGCGTCCCATTCACCGGGAGTGAAGCATGGACTAGGTCACTTGGATATAAAATCATCGATGAGTGGAGGCCTTGGATTTTCGACGATCAAGTTGCTGG GTACACTCAAGGCTACGACCACAATCTCACCTTTCTCACTGTGAAG GGATCTGGACATACTATCCCTGAATACAAACCCAAAGAGGCGCTGGCatttttcacaagatggttggacGGAGAAAAAATTTGA